The Astyanax mexicanus isolate ESR-SI-001 chromosome 7, AstMex3_surface, whole genome shotgun sequence genome has a window encoding:
- the hand2 gene encoding heart- and neural crest derivatives-expressed protein 2, whose protein sequence is MSLVGGFPHHPVMHHDGYSFAPATRCHEESPYFHGWLIGHPEMSPPDYAVAPSYSPEYAAGPPGLEHYGGGVPGTAPRPGKPRRPTANRKERRRTQSINSAFAELRECIPNVPADTKLSKIKTLRLATSYIAYLTDILDRDEQHGEAEAFKAEFKKAEAKEERRKKEMNEVLKSSGSSSEKKPKGRTGWPQHVWALELKQ, encoded by the exons ATGAGTTTAGTTGGAGGCTTTCCCCACCACCCTGTTATGCACCATGACGGCTACTCCTTCGCCCCGGCCACCCGCTGTCACGAGGAGAGCCCTTATTTTCACGGTTGGCTCATCGGTCACCCGGAGATGTCCCCCCCGGACTACGCCGTGGCTCCCTCGTACAGCCCCGAGTACGCGGCCGGCCCACCGGGGCTCGAACATTACGGCGGCGGGGTTCCCGGGACGGCGCCGCGGCCGGGCAAACCCCGGAGGCCCACGGCCAACCGCAAGGAGAGGCGCAGGACTCAGAGCATCAACAGCGCCTTCGCCGAGCTCAGGGAGTGCATCCCCAACGTGCCTGCAGACACCAAGCTGTCCAAAATTAAGACGCTGCGACTGGCTACCAGCTACATCGCCTACCTCACTGACATCCTAGACAGGGACGAACAGCACGGCGAGGCCGAGGCCTTCAAGGCGGAATTCAAGAAGGCTGAAGCcaaagaggagaggaggaagaaagaaatG AATGAAGTTTTGAAAAGTTCAGGGAGCAGCAGTGAAAAGAAGCCCAAAGGAAGAACTGGTTGGCCTCAACACGTCTGGGCTTTGGAACTGAAACAATGA